In Pseudoalteromonas nigrifaciens, the sequence GCCTTCTTGTAGCATGGCTTCTTCGAGTACACGTGATTGCGCATTACTTCTATATAAAATAGCCGCATCTTGCAGCGCATTGCCGGCATTTAACCAACTACGCAGTTTACTACTTACAAAACGCGCTTCGTCTAGCTCGTTAAATGCGGCGTAAATAGAAATAGGTTCGCCCTCGTTACCGTCGGTCCATAAGCTTTTACCCATACGCTCTGAGTTATTTTGGATCAGGGCATTTGAGGCTTTTAATATAGTGGCGGTAGAGCGATAGTTTTGCTCAAGACGAATGGTCTCTGCGCTAAAGTCAGTTAAAAAACGTTTAATGTTTTCTATTTTTGCACCGCGCCAACCATAGATACTCTGATCGTCATCGCCAACAATCATAATACTATTGGAGTCGCCAGCAAGTAGTTTTAACCATGCGTATTGTATGGTGTTGGTGTCTTGAAACTCGTCTACTAACATGTGTGCAAAGCGCTGTTGATAATGGCGCAGTAGTGTAGGGTTGTTTTTGAGTACTTCGTAGCTGCGCAGTAGTATTTCGGCAAAATCGACTAAGCCTGCTCTGTCGCATGCTTCTTGATACGCCGCGTACACGCGCAGCATCATTTGCTCGTTAATATCGTAGGCTTGAATATCTTTAGGGCGAAGTGCTTCATCTTTTTTAGCGCTTATGTACCAACCAAACTGTTTAGCGGGCCATTTTTTATCATCAATATTCATCGATTTTAATAAACGTTTGATCATACGTAGCTGATCGTCTGAGTCTAAAATTTGAAATGCTTCGGGTAATTTTGCTTCACGGTGGTGCGCGCGTAAAATACGGTGCGACAAACCATGGAAAGTACCAATCCACATACCACCAACCGGCGCTTTTAGCGTCTCTTCAACGCGAGTACGCATCTCTTTAGCTGCTTTATTAGTAAAGGTAACCGCAAAAATACTATACGCTGAGGCTTGCTCAACTTGCATTAGCCAAGCAATACGATGAACCAACACTCGTGTTTTACCAGACCCAGCACCTGCTAATACCAGCATGTTTTGTAGTGGGGCTGCAACGGCATCGCGTTGTTTGTCGTTTAAGCCATCGAGTAATTGTGAAACGTCCATCGTTACGCCTTTTTAATCAATAATGCGGGCAGTATAGCAGGTGTTTTTGTTAGGCTAAATAAAATACTGTTTTTATACACAGCTATTCATAAAATTATGTTCTAAACTAGTAGCTTGATAGCAAATCAAAAAAGAAAAAGGTTAAAAAGATATAATAAAAATTGCTAATTTGACCTCAATTTAGTAAAAATCACCACAGCGTTAAACTGATAAAAATACAACTATATGATTTGTAACATTTATTAAATTGGCATAGAGTGTGTAAGTAATTCTATAGCTAAAATATAAAATTAAATAAACTACAGAGGTTAGTATGTCAGGACAAGGTTCAGGCGGTAACGTAATCGCAGCATTATGTAATATATTTTTCCCGGGGTTGGGGCAGCTAGTGCAAGGGCGTATTCTTGCCGCGCTTATATTCGCTATATTATTTTTTGGTGGTGCGGCATTATGGTTTTTAATTGTGCCAGGAATAATTGCCGCTATTGTATATGTTTGGGCAATTATTGATGCAGCACGTTATAGATCGTGACGTAATTAATATTAAAGCTTTATAAAATAGCGCCTTTTGGCGCTATTTTGCTTTTTAGCGTCTGCAGCTATTTACGTATATAATTGCGCAACTAACGATTTAAAAGCGATACGTATGGAATATCAATTTATTCGCGATCCAATTAGCGGATTACGCATTAAAATAAGTAGCGAGCATGCCATAATTGGCCGCTGGTTAAACGAAGAAATAGGCAAAGATAAAATAGCTATGGTGCAAGCGCTTATTGCATCGGTGAGTTCAAGCTTTGAGCCTTTAACGCTAAAGGGCCAAGAAATAGATTTAATTTTAACGAAAGACGAAGCTCTATTTGAAGCCCATGCTCTGCACCAAGACAGTGAAGATCTTATGGCTTATCAAGACGACGATTTAATGCTTGAAGAAAATGGCCTAAGCAGTGGTTGTGGTTTTGAAGATTTTATAGACCTAATAAACTCATGGCATGAGTTTACGACTTCAAGATAAACATAGTTAGCACGCTAATGAAAATATACAGCAATGCACAACAAGCATTTTATCTGTATTATTACACTAATGAAAATTTAGCTAATCAAAAACGACAGGAATTGATATGTCTGCCAATTTAAACAAACTAGTAGTGATGCTAGAAATGCAAAATGCCATGAATACCAAAGTACATGACCAATGGTTTAGCCAAGGGTTTGATTGGTACAGAGCCATTTGGGTTGAGTGTGCAGAAATGCTCGATCATTACGGTTGGAAATGGTGGAAAAAACAAACGCCTGATACCGAACAAGTTATTTTAGAGTTAGTGGATATTTTTCATTTTGGCTTGTCACTCAGAATTGACGGTATCACCAGCTACGAAAAAATAGCTAAACAGCTTGAGCTAGAATTAAGCACTGCCCATCAAGCCGATGACTTTAAGCAAACACTGGAAGTATTGGCGGCATCTGCTGTCGCAGATAAAACTTTTAATGCGGCTGCTTTTGCAGGTTGTATGGCACAAATAGGTATGAATATTGACGATTTATACCGAGGTTATGTAGGTAAAAATACCTTAAACTTTTTCCGCCAAGATCATGGCTATAAAGATGGCAGTTACATTAAAGTGTGGGATGGCCAAGAAGATAACGAGCATTTAGTAGAAGTTGTTAAAAGCCTTAATACCGAACATGCAGATTTTGCAAAATTAGTGTACGAAGGCTTAGAGGCACGATATCCAACAAAATAGTTTGCGCTAAAATAATTAAATTAGCTTGCGATAGTCGGTAACATTTAAGTAATCGGCTATATCGTTATGTGGTTGTTGGCTGTCTGGGTTAGCAACCGCAAGCAAGTGTTCAATACCGTATTGGCGTGCAGCGTTGAGTACAGGAACACTATCATCAACAAAAAGCGTACGGCTTTTGTTAAATCCTAAGTCACTTTGCACCTGTTGCCATAAGCTTTGCTGCTCTTTACTTACCCCATATTCATGAGTCGATACGACTCCATCTAAGTAGTTATCAATTGCAGTTTGCTCAAATTTAAGCATTACACACTCAGGGTGGGCGTTAGTAAGTAAAATTAACTCTTTACCTGCTTTTTTAAGTTCAGTTAAAAAGTACGGCACATCGTCGCGCACTTTTATTAAGTGCTTAGACTGTCGCTTTAGTTCCATAATAGGCAGGTTTAACTGTTGCTCCCAATAATCTGAGCAGTACCATTGTATTTTTCCGCTAACGGCTTGGTAGCGTTTTGAAATATCAGCTTGCGCTGCTTCAAAGCTAATATTTTTTGCTAATGCGTGCTGTTGTGGAATAACGTTAAGCCAAAAATGGCTATCGTAATGTAAATCGAGTAATGTTCCATCCATATCGAGTAAAACTGTATCGATTTTTGACCAATTTAGCATGGGCTTTTCCCTGTGAAAAGTTTATGATTAAGCACAACTGCCATGATAGCAAATTAACGCCAATGACACAGAAAAAGCACCCTATACCACCGCAAATCCTCAGTAATAAAGTTGTAGCTAAAAGTCGCTTATTTACCGTGGAATCTTTAGAACTTAAATTCTCTAATAACGAAGAACGTCAATATGAGCGAATTCGTGGCGGCGGGCGAGGTGCAGTAATGATTGTGCCGTTAACTAAAGATAACGAATTACTACTAGTGCGAGAATATTGCGCTGGTACTAACGACTATCAACTGGGTTTTCCTAAAGGGTTAATTGACCCAGGTGAAACACCAGAGCAAGCCGCTAATCGCGAACTTAAAGAAGAAGTTGGTTTTGGTGCAGATTACCTAAAACGATTAAAAGCGGTATCTATAGCGCCAAGTCATTTTAATACCACCATGCACATTATGGTCGCTAAACAATTGTATTCACAAACATTGCCCGGTGATGAGCCAGAGCCACTGGTCGTTGTTAAGTGGTCATTAACCGATTGGCGGTCATTATTAACACAAGACGATTTTACCGAAGCACGCAGTGTAGCTGCTTTATTATTATTAGATCAGTATTTAGCATCAGGAGTCATTGATGAATAAATTACTAGAGCCTTGTATATTATTGGCTGAGCGTGCTGGTGATGCCATTATGGCTATTTATAAAAATGGTGATATTGGCAAAGAGCAAAAGCTAGACAACACACCAGTTACTAAAGCTGATCTTGCTGCTAACGACGTACTTGTGGCTGGTTTAGAGGCATTAGCACCCAATATTCCTATTATGTCAGAAGAAACACCGATCCCAGCATTAGCCGATAGGCAGCATTGGCAACGTTATTGGTTACTTGATCCTATGGATGGTACCGGAGAATTTATTTTAGAAAGTGGCGACTTTGCGGTAAATATAGCACTCATTGAGAATAACCAACCTGTGCTGGGAGTTATTCATTGGCCAACAAAAGGGGTAACCTATTTTGCGAGCGCCGATAATGGGGCATTTAAGCGTAAAAATGGTAGCGATAAGCAAATATTTGTAGCCTCACCCGATAACTTAACGGTTGCTGTGAGCCGCCGTCAAAAAATTGAAGCAGTGAGCCAATACCTTAACGCCCAATTTACTACTGTTGCTTTAGGGTCATGCTCTTTAAAAGCATGTATTGTTGCAGAGGGAAAGGCCGACTGTTTTTTGAGAATAGGCCCCACTGGTGAGTGGGATACGGGCGCATCACAAATTATAGTTGAGCAAGCTGGCGGCAGTATTACCGATGCAGAGTTTAACCCACTAACTTATAACCAGCGTGAAAGTACTGAAAACCCAGACTTCATTGTAATGGGGCACCCTGATTGGGAGTGGCAAAAAATGATTAATCCACACTAAAGGGAATACTTACAACATCAACTGCTTGCTTTTTGTTCACTTGAACGATAATAATAACTAAAGCCTTGCATTATATGTTTATTCCTATATAGTAGCGCTCTCTTCAAGGCAGGCTCGTAAATATTACGGATTTGTTTTAAAGAAATTACAGGCGCGGGATGGAGCAGTCTGGTAGCTCGTCGGGCTCATAACCCGAAGGTCGTCGGTTCAAATCCGGCTCCCGCAACCAATTTCCTTTAGAGGATTGAGGTTACTGTAAATGTTAGTTAAGGAAAAGCTTGTTGGTCTCAGCTCTTCATTAGCCAGCAAAGGTAGTCGTTTTAAATTCGGCTCCCGCAACCAATTTCCTTTAGAGGATTGAGGTTACTGTAAACTCTAGCTTAAGAGTTAAAATAAAGTAGTCGATAGACTTAAAATATACAGGCGCGGGATGGAGCAGTCTGGTAGCTCGTCGGGCTCATAACCCGAAGGTCGTCGGTTCAAATCCGGCTCCCGCAACCAATTTCCTTTAGAGGATTGAGGTTACTGTAAATGTTAGTTAATGAAAACTTGTCGGTCTCAGCTCTTCATTAGCCAGCAAAGGTAGTCGTTATAAATTAGGCTCCCGCAACCAATTTTTAATTGGAAGCTAAGTTGTAATGTAAGCAACTTTAAATAAGTATACAATTTCAGGCGCGGGATGGAGCAGTCTGGTAGCTCGTCGGGCTCATAACCCGAAGGTCGTCGGTTCAAATCCGGCTCCCGCAACCACTGAAATAAATAAGAATAAACAGACACTCTTAAAGAGTGTTTTTTTATGTCTAAAATTTGGCGAATGACTTACAACCCAAAAGCCGTCGCTTTACTGTTTACCACGTTCAATTGGCTAATCAGGAAGGAGTAATAAACGGCTATAAAGGTTAATTTAACTCATAGGGTTTATAGGTTAGTTTTGAATATAAAAGGAACTTAGCAGCTTAATTAGTGCTAAAAGTAGTTATTTTTTTAAACTTAGCGTAGCTTATGTAGCAATAACGTAAATATTTTAGCAAGAGTAGGCATGACAGAACTTTACCACTGGTTTGATTTAATAGGTGTTGCAGTATTTGCCATATCGGGCACCTTGGTAGCGTATGAAAAGAAGATGGATGGCTTTGGTGTTGTTGTACTTGCTACCGTAACCGCTATCGGCGGAGGAACTGTTCGCGATGTGATATTAAATGTTCCGGTATTTTGGCTGCACGACCAAAGTTATTTTGCTGCAATTTTAGCTGCAATACTACTAACAACGCGACTAATAAATAAGCAAAGAACCATACCCCACTATAACTTACAAATTGCCGATGCGTTTGGTTTAGCTTTTTTTGCCGTGATGGGCACACAAAAAGCATTGCTTGCCGGTATGCCAGATATGACAGCAGTGATTATGGGGGTTATTACTGGATGTTTTGGTGGCCTAATTCGTGATG encodes:
- the uvrD gene encoding DNA helicase II, with amino-acid sequence MDVSQLLDGLNDKQRDAVAAPLQNMLVLAGAGSGKTRVLVHRIAWLMQVEQASAYSIFAVTFTNKAAKEMRTRVEETLKAPVGGMWIGTFHGLSHRILRAHHREAKLPEAFQILDSDDQLRMIKRLLKSMNIDDKKWPAKQFGWYISAKKDEALRPKDIQAYDINEQMMLRVYAAYQEACDRAGLVDFAEILLRSYEVLKNNPTLLRHYQQRFAHMLVDEFQDTNTIQYAWLKLLAGDSNSIMIVGDDDQSIYGWRGAKIENIKRFLTDFSAETIRLEQNYRSTATILKASNALIQNNSERMGKSLWTDGNEGEPISIYAAFNELDEARFVSSKLRSWLNAGNALQDAAILYRSNAQSRVLEEAMLQEGLKYRIYGGMRFFERQEIKDALSYLRIIGNRQDDAAFERVINTPARGIGDKTLSHIRDCARAESLPLWYAAKAIVEQQHLSGRASGAVSKFVELVEHIEDKISDLTLHEQAKYVIQTSGLMAMYQAEKGEKGRARVENLEELISACDQYELPEEEEYSSPLQGFLAHTSLESGEGQAEEHEDAVQMMTLHSAKGLEFPLVFMVGVEEGMFPSQQSNEESGRLEEERRLCYVGMTRAMDKLYISHAESRRLYGQEKYHTPSRFLREIPEDCVEEIRIKTQVSRPPAAGRFSASVSHAAFEDSGFNLGQRVLHAKFGIGTVLNYEGAGAQSRVQVNFDDLGSKWLVTAYARLQAI
- a CDS encoding YacL family protein, with amino-acid sequence MEYQFIRDPISGLRIKISSEHAIIGRWLNEEIGKDKIAMVQALIASVSSSFEPLTLKGQEIDLILTKDEALFEAHALHQDSEDLMAYQDDDLMLEENGLSSGCGFEDFIDLINSWHEFTTSR
- a CDS encoding dUTP diphosphatase, which codes for MSANLNKLVVMLEMQNAMNTKVHDQWFSQGFDWYRAIWVECAEMLDHYGWKWWKKQTPDTEQVILELVDIFHFGLSLRIDGITSYEKIAKQLELELSTAHQADDFKQTLEVLAASAVADKTFNAAAFAGCMAQIGMNIDDLYRGYVGKNTLNFFRQDHGYKDGSYIKVWDGQEDNEHLVEVVKSLNTEHADFAKLVYEGLEARYPTK
- the yrfG gene encoding GMP/IMP nucleotidase yields the protein MLNWSKIDTVLLDMDGTLLDLHYDSHFWLNVIPQQHALAKNISFEAAQADISKRYQAVSGKIQWYCSDYWEQQLNLPIMELKRQSKHLIKVRDDVPYFLTELKKAGKELILLTNAHPECVMLKFEQTAIDNYLDGVVSTHEYGVSKEQQSLWQQVQSDLGFNKSRTLFVDDSVPVLNAARQYGIEHLLAVANPDSQQPHNDIADYLNVTDYRKLI
- the nudE gene encoding ADP compounds hydrolase NudE is translated as MTQKKHPIPPQILSNKVVAKSRLFTVESLELKFSNNEERQYERIRGGGRGAVMIVPLTKDNELLLVREYCAGTNDYQLGFPKGLIDPGETPEQAANRELKEEVGFGADYLKRLKAVSIAPSHFNTTMHIMVAKQLYSQTLPGDEPEPLVVVKWSLTDWRSLLTQDDFTEARSVAALLLLDQYLASGVIDE
- the cysQ gene encoding 3'(2'),5'-bisphosphate nucleotidase CysQ, with product MNKLLEPCILLAERAGDAIMAIYKNGDIGKEQKLDNTPVTKADLAANDVLVAGLEALAPNIPIMSEETPIPALADRQHWQRYWLLDPMDGTGEFILESGDFAVNIALIENNQPVLGVIHWPTKGVTYFASADNGAFKRKNGSDKQIFVASPDNLTVAVSRRQKIEAVSQYLNAQFTTVALGSCSLKACIVAEGKADCFLRIGPTGEWDTGASQIIVEQAGGSITDAEFNPLTYNQRESTENPDFIVMGHPDWEWQKMINPH
- a CDS encoding trimeric intracellular cation channel family protein, giving the protein MTELYHWFDLIGVAVFAISGTLVAYEKKMDGFGVVVLATVTAIGGGTVRDVILNVPVFWLHDQSYFAAILAAILLTTRLINKQRTIPHYNLQIADAFGLAFFAVMGTQKALLAGMPDMTAVIMGVITGCFGGLIRDVLAREIPMLLKGELYATTCIAGGIVYTLCINFSLIVEVAMILSMLMTLLLRFAAIKWGIVLHVFKYPD